The genomic stretch TCTTTTACGATATGGCATCACTTATGAGCCATTGTTTGATTATACAGAAAATAATCCTGGAGTCGGTTGGATGCTTCCGGTATATCAGGCTTCCGATTGGAAGAAAGGAGAATGTGGATTCTCATCTAAAGAGATAAAAGGATCTACCACTCGTCATTTAGGTACTTGGTGGACATCTCCTTCATTGTGGTTACGTAAATCTTTTTTTGTTGGCAAACAGGTGGGAAATTTAGCACTCAGGGTTGCTCATGACGGAGATACAAAAATATATTTGAATGGAACATTGATTTACGAAAAACAGGGACGGGATTATTGTATGGTAAACCTTGATGAAAAGCAACGAGAGCTTCTGAAAAAAGGAGAGAACTTGCTTGCTGTAGAAACAAATAAAGGGCGTGCCCAATTTTTTGATGTTTCTTTGTTTGATATGAGGAGTGAAACAGCGGATGATATTTTGATGACCCCGGGACAACCTAATATTTTAAGGGGGCCCAATGGATTTGAATGGTGGCTTATATATATGGCTAATAAAAATAATGAGCGTAGGGGGCAGTATATTAACCGTGTTCATTTCTTTAATAAAACATTATTTGTTGAAGGAATAACCGGTCCTTGTACAGATGGCTATCATCCGGAACCTTCTTTGCCCACTTTTTCAATGAAAGGGGAAACACCTTCTTTTGGAGTGCTGCAACAAGTGAAACCTTCTACAACTTATATGTTTGAAACAGCAGTCAAAACAGATGGAGATGCTGGTATCATTGCGTGGTGGAAAGATGTGGATAATAATGCTTATATCGGTTTCGATACAAAGAACCACAATTGGTATTTGCGTACCATTATTAATGGTAAAGAAAAGGAGGAATATTTCACTTTGCCTAAAGATTTTCGTTGGGGTGTTTATCATCATTTACGTATTGAACGTAATCAGGATTGTTTAAAAGTATGGTTGGATGAAATACCATCTCCTCAAAAACATCTGTTTATAAAGATTATTCCTGTGACGGAACCCGGTGTTCCCGGAGTATTTGATCGGACTAAAAAAGCTTTGTTCGAAGGGGTGACTTATACTATCGGATTTGATGATGACCGGATACAGTTAAAAGAACATTCAGAAATATTGAAAGGTGATTTTCTTGATCATTATGAATTTAGTTTTCAACTTTCAGGTTTGTCCGATTGTAAGATGTCAGGAAGCTATCCGGTTTATGTGGATAAAGATAACTATGTAAAAGCTCAATTTAATGGTATCACGCGTATGCTGGAAGTGGTAGTTGTAAAACAAGGACAACAGATACTTGATAAAAAATATCCGTTGGAACATTTACAAATGGTTTATCCTGATGTGAAGTATACTGATTTTGTCGAAAAATGTTATCGTTTTATAT from Phocaeicola dorei encodes the following:
- a CDS encoding family 43 glycosylhydrolase — its product is MLVCKKILIFCAFACCGTLFAQNIQNPVLPGVADTGVMKYNGKYYIGGVFTNGDFYVSDDLVHWGKPVHVVTMDNGWSKGSGAGNEQIHANDMFCLNGDFHLYWSVNYWGKDKHAVHIVHAQSKNVLGPYIEPDKKTWMDNRIDPKVFKDDDGQLYMYMVRFTDGNTIWGRKMKNPAEFAGEPVCLFASLPDTWETMDNRVAEGPWVMKYRDRYYLMYNANHTSTEWGNYQLGVAEADSPLSFQNGNKYSYPVVNSNQILLEENYVDLLRYGITYEPLFDYTENNPGVGWMLPVYQASDWKKGECGFSSKEIKGSTTRHLGTWWTSPSLWLRKSFFVGKQVGNLALRVAHDGDTKIYLNGTLIYEKQGRDYCMVNLDEKQRELLKKGENLLAVETNKGRAQFFDVSLFDMRSETADDILMTPGQPNILRGPNGFEWWLIYMANKNNERRGQYINRVHFFNKTLFVEGITGPCTDGYHPEPSLPTFSMKGETPSFGVLQQVKPSTTYMFETAVKTDGDAGIIAWWKDVDNNAYIGFDTKNHNWYLRTIINGKEKEEYFTLPKDFRWGVYHHLRIERNQDCLKVWLDEIPSPQKHLFIKIIPVTEPGVPGVFDRTKKALFEGVTYTIGFDDDRIQLKEHSEILKGDFLDHYEFSFQLSGLSDCKMSGSYPVYVDKDNYVKAQFNGITRMLEVVVVKQGQQILDKKYPLEHLQMVYPDVKYTDFVEKCYRFISPSWINALYLNRHEVGNKAEFVDDMFSKFTIEYLNEGEWYPLNNSGATVAEHPAYNRLSFTPIKTEGIRFINKDAQDLERHIYKLGIQEQLKESYNFRAVRRGNKLYLFVDGRELGRLDIHYPASCVGFCSGNYSPVYKGILYYHIGN